One Methylobacterium sp. 77 DNA window includes the following coding sequences:
- a CDS encoding tetratricopeptide repeat protein has protein sequence MKRNATLNLEGFDPEILEAARDVARRAGVPVEAWIASIVSPEQKPKARRRRLSSSMQHQNRPIEDDGVAGSAPSSPASTSAEPERSPPVKAAAAGAPGAATVPDPIAPFTTSIAEMMRRLEQIDHKIDQDHQISQQAATRTIEGIEARISTVLDAGLSPATQMSERLVQIERRMTELGEQLASPRPIGRRGRAADAEVRDAVAEIRQRQRELDSDGTPGDGNASGGAVQRSAGAGLRMPSPAISELQAETSRLRESIGGLATGRDVSALEQAMRSLVTGVQRAQEPADLAAIAAPIELIRVQVARLADDVAENVHARVATDVERLAAKVDGALSNTAPGFADRDELGNLFRELDEIRRLIASLAGPERIQSLAQGLQAISVQITELQGGVGGDGTNMAELRPLLEEIRTGLRTPASGGIEEQIQAMGAKLDALREGTSAGAGNQSDVIIGRIDALADKVERASVNPVGDLIGRLEDLGETLRRPVIPGGDLASIHGMLHDLAEKLDRVGGSAGPRAEGLDVLEKQVLALASRLDTRDADPALAALERTMSDLLTQVSALRDEAPIEAAVERATRNAVAESIQTTGDTGELGLLRASLADLRAQQAASEHRMQATLDGVHSALDKLVGRLGSLEGDAPLPIGRPVSPSDLVERLSAATARVDERAPMQVGAVVRRPEALRVSPPAQAFELGRVSDEPLEPGARRPGPERSADTTSEAAVPTDSDIKTSFIAAARRAAQAAQNEAATAARSPDLRSRASADIAPGSAPAGRAARLRAELDKRRKPLLLGLAAIVLALGALQAINTRRTEPDTSTAQVAQSKAVPVEPSESAPNAPAASAARLDPETTQSIGEASPPPAPIAVAPPEKVAQPVRRSVPRVATLNNLAGDLGAVPTGLAQLRKTALEGDGASVYDLASRAAEGRGMPRDFAVAAKLFEALADAGYAPAQYKLGGLYEKGSGVVRDLAQAKLWYGRAAEQGHARSMHNIAVIYAENPSANGKPDYTTASQWFRRGAEYGMRDSQYNLAVLYARGLGVQQDLVQSYLWFSAAAAQGDDDAGKKRDDVAAKLSPKDLASAQALSASFRSKSPVPAVNEPPAPTSAGADGSMSLIGAPPPASPAVASRRSTGA, from the coding sequence ATGAAACGCAACGCCACGCTCAACCTGGAAGGGTTCGACCCGGAGATCCTCGAGGCCGCTCGCGACGTTGCCCGTCGCGCCGGTGTGCCGGTGGAGGCCTGGATCGCGTCCATCGTGTCGCCGGAGCAGAAGCCCAAGGCGCGGCGGCGGCGGCTCTCTTCGTCCATGCAGCATCAGAACCGGCCGATCGAGGACGATGGTGTCGCTGGATCGGCGCCCTCCTCACCAGCCTCGACGAGCGCCGAGCCGGAACGTTCACCACCCGTCAAGGCCGCGGCAGCTGGCGCTCCCGGAGCCGCCACCGTGCCGGATCCGATTGCGCCCTTCACAACCTCGATCGCCGAGATGATGCGCCGGCTCGAGCAGATCGACCACAAGATCGACCAGGATCACCAGATTTCGCAGCAGGCGGCGACCAGGACCATCGAGGGGATCGAGGCCCGGATCAGCACCGTTCTCGATGCCGGCCTGTCTCCGGCCACTCAGATGTCCGAGCGCCTGGTACAGATCGAGCGCCGGATGACGGAGCTCGGCGAACAGCTGGCATCGCCACGGCCGATCGGCCGGCGCGGTCGCGCCGCCGATGCGGAAGTGCGCGATGCCGTGGCCGAGATCCGCCAGCGCCAGCGCGAACTCGACTCCGACGGAACGCCTGGCGATGGCAACGCATCCGGGGGCGCAGTCCAGCGGAGTGCCGGTGCCGGCCTGCGGATGCCCTCTCCCGCGATTTCCGAATTGCAGGCCGAGACCAGTCGCTTGCGCGAATCGATCGGGGGCCTCGCCACCGGTCGCGACGTCAGCGCGCTCGAACAGGCCATGCGCTCCCTCGTCACCGGGGTCCAGCGCGCACAGGAGCCGGCCGATCTCGCCGCCATCGCCGCGCCCATCGAGTTGATCCGGGTGCAGGTGGCGCGTCTCGCCGACGACGTGGCCGAGAACGTCCATGCCCGCGTCGCCACCGATGTCGAGCGCCTCGCCGCCAAGGTCGACGGTGCGCTCAGCAACACGGCGCCGGGTTTCGCCGACCGCGACGAGCTCGGTAACCTGTTCCGCGAACTCGATGAAATCCGCCGCCTGATCGCCTCCCTGGCCGGGCCGGAGCGGATCCAGAGTCTCGCGCAGGGCCTCCAGGCGATCAGCGTCCAGATCACCGAATTACAGGGCGGTGTCGGCGGCGACGGGACCAACATGGCCGAGTTGCGGCCTCTGCTCGAGGAGATCCGCACGGGATTGCGGACCCCGGCTTCGGGGGGGATCGAGGAGCAGATCCAGGCGATGGGCGCCAAGCTCGACGCCCTTCGCGAAGGCACGTCCGCAGGCGCCGGCAACCAGTCGGACGTGATCATCGGACGCATCGACGCTCTGGCCGACAAGGTCGAGCGGGCCAGCGTCAATCCGGTCGGCGATCTGATCGGTCGGCTCGAGGATCTCGGCGAGACCCTGCGTCGGCCCGTCATTCCCGGCGGCGACCTCGCGTCGATCCACGGCATGCTCCATGACCTCGCCGAGAAGCTTGATCGCGTCGGCGGCTCCGCCGGACCGCGCGCCGAAGGCTTGGACGTGCTGGAGAAGCAGGTCCTGGCGCTCGCCAGCCGCCTCGACACGCGCGATGCGGACCCCGCGCTGGCGGCCCTGGAGCGGACGATGTCCGATCTTCTGACTCAGGTCTCGGCCCTTCGCGACGAGGCCCCAATCGAGGCCGCCGTCGAACGCGCGACGCGCAATGCCGTCGCCGAAAGCATCCAGACCACCGGCGATACCGGTGAACTCGGCCTGCTCCGGGCCAGCCTCGCCGATCTTCGCGCGCAGCAGGCCGCCTCCGAGCATCGCATGCAGGCGACCCTCGACGGCGTTCACTCGGCCCTCGACAAGCTCGTCGGACGGTTGGGCTCGCTGGAGGGTGACGCTCCGCTTCCGATCGGTCGTCCCGTCTCGCCGTCGGATCTCGTCGAACGCCTGTCGGCTGCAACCGCCCGCGTGGACGAGCGTGCACCGATGCAGGTCGGTGCCGTCGTTCGGCGCCCGGAGGCCCTGCGGGTCAGCCCGCCGGCTCAGGCTTTCGAGCTCGGGCGCGTCAGCGATGAACCGCTCGAACCCGGCGCACGGCGTCCGGGCCCGGAGCGTTCCGCCGACACGACGAGCGAAGCGGCGGTACCGACCGATAGCGACATCAAGACGAGCTTCATCGCTGCCGCCCGTCGTGCGGCGCAGGCCGCCCAGAACGAGGCGGCTACCGCCGCCCGCTCACCCGATCTCCGCAGCCGGGCCTCGGCCGACATCGCTCCGGGATCGGCTCCCGCCGGGCGTGCCGCTCGTCTGCGCGCCGAGCTCGACAAGCGCCGGAAGCCCTTGCTGCTCGGCCTCGCCGCCATCGTCCTTGCCCTCGGTGCGCTGCAGGCCATCAATACCCGCCGCACCGAGCCGGACACATCCACTGCCCAGGTCGCCCAGTCGAAGGCGGTTCCCGTCGAGCCCTCCGAGAGCGCGCCGAACGCCCCTGCGGCATCCGCCGCCCGGCTGGACCCGGAGACCACTCAGTCGATCGGCGAAGCTTCACCTCCCCCGGCTCCGATCGCGGTGGCACCCCCGGAGAAGGTGGCTCAACCGGTCCGGCGGTCCGTGCCGAGGGTCGCGACGCTGAACAATCTGGCTGGCGATCTCGGCGCCGTGCCCACCGGTCTGGCGCAATTGCGCAAGACGGCGCTCGAGGGCGACGGCGCGTCCGTCTACGATCTCGCCTCTCGCGCCGCCGAGGGCCGCGGCATGCCGCGCGACTTCGCGGTGGCCGCGAAGCTGTTCGAGGCGCTTGCCGATGCCGGCTATGCTCCCGCCCAATACAAGCTCGGTGGGCTCTACGAGAAGGGCTCGGGGGTCGTGCGCGACCTCGCTCAAGCCAAGCTCTGGTATGGACGCGCCGCCGAGCAGGGCCATGCTCGCTCGATGCACAACATCGCGGTGATCTACGCCGAGAATCCTTCGGCGAACGGCAAGCCGGACTACACCACGGCCTCACAATGGTTCCGGCGCGGTGCCGAGTACGGCATGCGCGACAGCCAGTATAATCTCGCTGTGCTCTACGCTCGCGGGCTCGGCGTGCAGCAGGACCTCGTCCAATCCTACCTCTGGTTCTCCGCCGCCGCCGCCCAGGGCGACGACGATGCCGGCAAGAAGCGCGATGACGTCGCCGCGAAGCTGTCGCCAAAGGATCTCGCGTCGGCACAGGCCCTGAGCGCTTCGTTTCGATCGAAGTCACCGGTTCCCGCCGTGAACGAGCCGCCCGCACCGACAAGCGCCGGAGCGGACGGTTCGATGAGCCTGATCGGGGCACCGCCCCCCGCCTCGCCGGCGGTCGCTTCGCGGCGCAGCACGGGGGCATGA
- a CDS encoding DUF3429 domain-containing protein, with amino-acid sequence MARVTPIPTSALVLGVAGLIPFLGFAVLSLSGSDGGLGNVGLSPRTILSTYGAVIASFLGGIRWGAAASRDAGGRDYVIAILPSLIAWAALAFPAPWDLRVLGLLVLAWGFVDLDLVRRCLVPTWLGRLRLVLSIVAGCALLIAA; translated from the coding sequence ATGGCGCGTGTGACGCCCATACCGACGTCGGCCCTCGTTCTCGGCGTCGCCGGCCTCATTCCCTTTCTGGGGTTTGCGGTTCTCTCTCTCAGCGGCAGCGACGGTGGTCTCGGCAATGTCGGTTTGTCGCCGCGCACGATCCTTTCGACTTACGGAGCGGTCATCGCCTCCTTCCTCGGTGGCATCCGCTGGGGAGCGGCCGCATCCCGCGATGCCGGAGGACGCGATTACGTCATCGCCATCCTGCCGTCCCTGATCGCCTGGGCGGCGCTCGCCTTTCCGGCTCCGTGGGATCTGCGGGTGCTCGGCCTGCTCGTCCTGGCCTGGGGCTTCGTCGATCTCGATCTGGTTCGGCGGTGCCTCGTTCCGACCTGGCTCGGTCGCCTCCGGCTCGTCTTGTCGATCGTTGCCGGCTGCGCCCTGCTGATCGCGGCGTGA
- a CDS encoding FAD-dependent monooxygenase — MPKVLIVGAGPVGLTLAAELVRYGIDVRLIDKSPQPTQTSKALVVWARTLELMDRMGCKQAFLDAGLRAHGATIRSGGNVLGHARFDGIVSTYNFALMIPQRDTERLLIEHLSTFGVVVERQVELVSFTTSGDDVAATLRHADGREETVTPSWLLGCDGAHSIVRHGLDLAFEGEAQGDDWLLADIRVEGDGAPTSDEIATYLHRDGPLVIFPIPGGRARLIADIGKTDSARPRPDPTLAEVQALADQRAGGGFRVLDPVWLTYFRINERKVAEYSRGRVVLAGDAAHIHSPAGGQGMNTGMQDAINLAWKLAMVERGQAAPSLIDSYSPERSAVGDMVLRNAARLTDMATLSNPLAQGVRNLAIRFMLGFHAVQDKLAATMSEVEIAYADSPLSHGQDAGMRWAPEHDDGRPPGSGSVPLFVVYTDDADQGAALAARFPTLLEPAPRRPFDRDRLILVRPDGYVGFSGTSEAWHEAEGYLSKLSADQS, encoded by the coding sequence ATGCCCAAGGTGCTCATCGTCGGAGCCGGCCCCGTCGGCCTTACCCTCGCCGCCGAACTCGTCCGATACGGGATCGACGTTCGCCTGATCGACAAGAGTCCGCAGCCGACACAGACGTCGAAGGCGCTCGTCGTCTGGGCGCGCACCCTCGAACTCATGGATCGGATGGGCTGCAAGCAGGCCTTCCTCGATGCCGGCCTGCGAGCCCATGGGGCAACCATTCGCAGCGGCGGCAATGTCCTCGGGCATGCGCGTTTCGACGGCATCGTCAGCACTTACAACTTCGCGCTGATGATCCCGCAGCGGGATACCGAGCGCCTCCTGATCGAGCACCTCAGCACCTTCGGTGTCGTGGTGGAGCGGCAGGTGGAGCTTGTGAGCTTCACGACATCCGGCGATGACGTGGCGGCGACGCTTCGCCATGCGGATGGCCGCGAGGAGACGGTGACCCCGTCCTGGCTGCTCGGCTGTGACGGCGCTCACAGCATCGTGCGGCACGGGCTCGACCTTGCCTTCGAGGGCGAGGCGCAAGGCGACGATTGGTTGCTCGCCGATATCCGCGTGGAGGGCGACGGCGCTCCGACGAGCGACGAGATCGCCACCTATCTCCATCGTGACGGCCCGCTGGTGATCTTTCCCATCCCTGGTGGCCGCGCGCGACTGATCGCCGATATCGGCAAGACCGATTCGGCGCGTCCGCGACCCGACCCGACCCTCGCCGAAGTCCAGGCCCTGGCGGACCAGCGCGCGGGCGGTGGCTTCCGCGTCCTCGACCCGGTCTGGCTCACGTATTTTCGCATCAACGAGCGAAAGGTCGCCGAATATTCGCGGGGACGCGTCGTGCTCGCCGGCGACGCCGCGCATATCCATAGCCCGGCCGGCGGACAGGGCATGAATACCGGCATGCAGGACGCCATCAACCTTGCCTGGAAACTGGCGATGGTGGAGCGGGGGCAGGCCGCTCCGTCGCTCATCGACAGCTACAGCCCCGAGCGCAGTGCCGTCGGCGACATGGTCCTTCGCAACGCCGCCCGCCTGACCGACATGGCGACCCTGTCGAATCCCCTGGCACAGGGAGTTCGCAACCTCGCCATCCGCTTCATGCTCGGCTTCCATGCGGTGCAGGACAAGTTGGCTGCCACGATGAGCGAGGTGGAGATCGCCTATGCCGACAGTCCGCTCTCGCACGGCCAGGATGCCGGGATGCGCTGGGCGCCGGAGCATGATGACGGGCGACCGCCCGGCTCGGGATCGGTGCCGCTCTTCGTCGTCTACACCGACGATGCGGATCAGGGCGCCGCCCTCGCGGCACGGTTTCCCACCTTGCTGGAACCGGCACCGCGACGCCCGTTCGACCGCGACCGGCTGATCCTCGTCCGGCCCGACGGCTATGTCGGTTTCTCCGGCACGAGCGAGGCGTGGCACGAGGCGGAAGGCTATCTGTCGAAGTTGAGCGCAGACCAGTCCTGA
- the pdeM gene encoding ligase-associated DNA damage response endonuclease PdeM, giving the protein MALGQRLERTIKTPGLILAGEALTLDLCGGLWLAAHRTLIVSDLHLEKGSAYAARSGQFLPPYDTRETLSCLHEAVARLDPARVVALGDSFHDSRGPERMEPGDRAMVAALQEGRDWVWIAGNHDHAVTEGVGGRYAETLVLGGLTLRHEPSPDAREGEIAGHLHPCGKVAMRGRAVRRRCFVTDGKRLVMPAFGAYAGGLNVRDPVFDPLFPGGFTAHLLGDGRVFAIGKSMLTRD; this is encoded by the coding sequence GTGGCGCTCGGCCAGAGACTCGAACGGACGATCAAGACCCCCGGCCTGATCCTGGCGGGGGAAGCCCTCACACTCGACCTCTGCGGCGGTTTGTGGCTCGCCGCGCACCGGACGCTGATCGTTTCCGACCTGCATCTGGAGAAGGGCTCGGCTTATGCCGCGCGCTCGGGCCAGTTCCTGCCGCCCTACGATACCCGCGAGACCCTTTCCTGCCTGCACGAGGCCGTGGCCCGGCTCGACCCCGCTCGCGTCGTCGCGCTCGGCGATTCCTTCCACGATTCACGAGGACCCGAGCGGATGGAGCCGGGCGATCGCGCCATGGTCGCGGCGCTTCAGGAGGGGCGGGACTGGGTCTGGATCGCCGGCAACCACGACCATGCCGTGACGGAGGGAGTCGGTGGGCGCTATGCGGAGACCCTGGTCCTGGGCGGCCTCACCCTGCGGCACGAGCCTTCGCCGGATGCCCGCGAGGGCGAGATCGCCGGTCATCTCCATCCTTGCGGCAAGGTCGCCATGCGCGGTCGCGCGGTGCGGCGGCGCTGCTTCGTCACCGACGGCAAGCGATTGGTGATGCCGGCCTTCGGCGCCTATGCCGGCGGTCTCAATGTGCGTGATCCGGTCTTCGATCCGCTGTTCCCGGGCGGCTTCACGGCGCATCTGCTTGGAGACGGTCGCGTCTTCGCCATCGGCAAGTCCATGCTGACGCGGGATTGA